A single window of Sphingobacterium sp. ML3W DNA harbors:
- a CDS encoding transcriptional regulator codes for MERSLERFKGIHPGIILERELKKRAIKPSPFALSIDTHRQIFNAIIKGKRGIPVPLSLKVDKALGIEEGTFALLQTYYDIERAKDTFLHGEKPNLNILRKILFWDTDMNKIDWQKQSKAVIQRVFERGSQEEQNEITRFYGDNKIQNALVERITEPMSLHKH; via the coding sequence ATGGAAAGAAGTTTAGAACGATTTAAAGGGATTCATCCTGGTATTATCTTAGAAAGAGAACTTAAGAAGCGTGCCATTAAACCAAGTCCGTTTGCACTTTCTATAGATACGCACAGACAGATTTTCAATGCGATCATTAAAGGCAAGCGAGGGATTCCAGTACCTTTGTCATTGAAGGTTGATAAAGCGCTAGGTATTGAAGAGGGAACTTTTGCCTTGCTGCAAACATATTATGATATTGAAAGGGCTAAAGACACTTTTTTACATGGCGAAAAACCAAATTTGAATATCTTACGAAAAATTCTTTTTTGGGATACAGATATGAATAAAATTGATTGGCAAAAACAATCTAAAGCAGTTATTCAACGTGTTTTTGAACGTGGTAGTCAAGAAGAGCAAAATGAGATAACAAGGTTTTATGGAGATAATAAGATTCAAAACGCTTTGGTTGAACGAATAACAGAACCAATGTCATTACATAAACATTAA
- a CDS encoding nucleotidyl transferase AbiEii/AbiGii toxin family protein — MKANEFSSFRLVGGTALSLHLGHRESIDIDLFSDVQYGILDFDSIDNYLKSSFPYVDYLSNITPAMGRSYTIGTDIGNSVKLDIFYTDSFIQDFVEEDNIRLASIEEIIAMKIDVIQRGGRKKDFWDLHELLEQYSISKMIDLHEQRYPYSQDRSQILKNLIKFENADNDFDPICFKGKYWEFIKADFEEAINGIAT, encoded by the coding sequence ATGAAAGCAAATGAATTTTCGTCTTTTCGTTTGGTGGGAGGTACTGCTTTAAGCTTGCATTTGGGGCATAGAGAATCTATTGATATTGATCTTTTCTCCGATGTCCAATATGGAATTTTAGATTTTGATTCAATTGACAATTACTTAAAGAGTTCATTTCCTTACGTAGATTATTTGTCAAATATTACTCCTGCAATGGGGAGGTCTTATACGATTGGGACTGATATTGGTAATTCTGTTAAACTAGATATTTTTTACACTGATTCTTTTATTCAAGATTTCGTTGAAGAGGATAATATCCGTTTAGCATCAATTGAGGAAATTATAGCCATGAAAATAGATGTTATCCAAAGAGGTGGACGCAAAAAGGATTTTTGGGATCTGCATGAACTACTGGAGCAATATTCAATCTCAAAAATGATTGATTTACATGAACAACGTTACCCATATTCTCAGGATAGAAGCCAAATATTGAAAAATCTAATAAAATTCGAAAACGCAGATAACGATTTTGACCCTATATGTTTTAAAGGTAAATACTGGGAGTTTATTAAAGCTGATTTTGAGGAGGCAATAAATGGAATTGCAACTTAA
- a CDS encoding IS3 family transposase (programmed frameshift): MKRSKFTEAQIAFAIKQSETGTRVEEVCRKMGISEATFYNWKKKYGGLGVSELRKLRQLEEENAQLKKLVADLSLDKQMLQDVFKKKVLRPSQRRKIVKGLVADYRVSLRKACEVSLLSTSVWYYKTHRREDLPLRIRIRNIAETRVRYGLWRVYILLRREGWSDNHKRVYRIYKEEGLNLRSKRPRRCRAASHRSERPSFSNLHDCWSMDFVADALFDGKKIRCLTIVDNYSRKCMAIHVGQGIKGYQVVEVLEELRLFKGTKPKKIQVDNGSEFISKEMDRWAYEQKVELVFSRPGKPTDNAYIESFNGSFRDECLNTNWFLSLEDAKQKIEDWRDEYNTFRPHSCLGDLTPEMFIENQVKIANFSTLQCP; encoded by the exons ATGAAAAGATCGAAGTTTACCGAAGCTCAGATCGCCTTTGCGATCAAACAATCCGAGACGGGCACCCGGGTGGAGGAAGTCTGTCGCAAGATGGGCATCAGCGAGGCTACATTTTACAATTGGAAGAAGAAGTACGGTGGCCTAGGAGTTTCAGAACTTCGAAAACTGCGCCAGCTTGAAGAAGAAAATGCTCAGCTGAAAAAGCTTGTTGCCGATCTGAGTTTGGATAAACAGATGTTGCAGGATGTGT TTAAAAAAAAAGTATTGAGACCTTCCCAACGAAGAAAAATAGTGAAGGGATTAGTTGCGGACTATCGGGTTTCATTACGGAAAGCATGCGAGGTATCACTACTAAGTACTTCTGTTTGGTACTATAAGACCCACCGTCGCGAAGATCTTCCATTACGTATAAGGATACGTAATATAGCCGAAACACGGGTACGTTATGGACTTTGGCGCGTCTATATTCTTTTACGTCGCGAAGGCTGGTCTGACAACCATAAACGTGTATATCGGATCTATAAGGAAGAAGGTCTGAACTTAAGGAGTAAACGCCCGAGACGCTGCAGAGCAGCCTCTCATCGTTCTGAAAGACCTTCGTTTTCCAATTTACATGACTGCTGGAGCATGGACTTCGTAGCAGATGCACTGTTCGATGGGAAGAAAATCCGTTGCTTAACTATAGTGGATAATTATAGTCGCAAATGCATGGCAATCCATGTTGGACAGGGTATAAAAGGTTATCAGGTTGTAGAAGTTCTGGAAGAACTGAGGTTGTTTAAAGGAACTAAGCCAAAGAAAATTCAAGTGGATAATGGGTCTGAGTTTATATCAAAAGAAATGGACAGGTGGGCCTACGAACAAAAAGTTGAACTTGTCTTTTCAAGACCTGGAAAACCAACGGATAATGCGTATATTGAGTCGTTCAACGGAAGCTTTCGTGACGAATGCTTAAACACCAATTGGTTCCTTTCGTTGGAGGATGCCAAGCAGAAAATTGAAGACTGGAGAGACGAATATAACACCTTCAGACCCCATAGCTGTTTAGGGGATTTAACACCTGAAATGTTTATTGAAAATCAGGTCAAAATAGCAAATTTTTCTACTTTACAATGTCCCTGA
- a CDS encoding winged helix-turn-helix transcriptional regulator translates to MKKSPTLKDKPVCKARMIAIKDTMEILSGKWKFHILGTLMVGGKMRFMDLLREVDGIAAKMLSKELQDMEMNHLISRTVMNTKPITVEYEVTEYGQTLEPIIDEIAKWGVDYREALYKKTE, encoded by the coding sequence ATGAAGAAAAGTCCAACATTAAAGGATAAACCCGTCTGTAAAGCACGCATGATTGCTATAAAAGATACGATGGAAATATTATCTGGGAAATGGAAATTCCACATTCTAGGTACCCTCATGGTAGGCGGTAAAATGCGTTTTATGGATCTGCTACGTGAAGTCGACGGTATCGCAGCCAAAATGTTATCTAAAGAGTTGCAGGATATGGAAATGAACCATTTGATCAGCCGTACGGTGATGAACACAAAACCCATTACCGTAGAATACGAGGTGACCGAATATGGTCAAACATTAGAACCCATTATTGATGAAATCGCAAAATGGGGAGTGGACTACAGAGAAGCGCTATATAAGAAAACAGAATGA
- a CDS encoding YceI family protein has product MKKLSVLAVLASVILASCGGANGDKAQTGTEQQVAEQQGTTFNVDSTSSIIWKGYHKGGFDPRFGTLNSEGTVSVADGAITGATITIDMNSVKTDESAVDPAKTGGKTAADLDGHLKTGDFFEVEKYPTAKFEITAVTAFDAAKDKSVIADATNIISGNLTIKDKTVNVTFPAKVSVTENEVTVQSKFTINRQDWGLAYGTEGDPKDWMISQEVDMELNINAKK; this is encoded by the coding sequence ATGAAAAAATTATCAGTTTTAGCAGTATTGGCTTCTGTAATATTAGCTTCTTGTGGTGGTGCAAACGGTGATAAAGCACAAACGGGAACAGAGCAACAAGTAGCGGAACAACAGGGTACAACTTTTAATGTTGATTCAACGAGTTCAATTATATGGAAAGGTTACCATAAAGGTGGTTTCGATCCAAGATTTGGTACTTTGAACAGTGAAGGTACAGTATCTGTTGCAGATGGTGCAATCACAGGTGCAACGATTACGATCGATATGAACTCTGTAAAAACAGATGAAAGTGCAGTGGATCCAGCAAAAACAGGTGGTAAAACAGCGGCTGATCTAGATGGTCACTTGAAAACTGGTGACTTCTTTGAAGTTGAAAAATACCCAACTGCTAAATTTGAAATTACTGCTGTAACGGCTTTTGATGCTGCTAAAGATAAAAGTGTGATCGCTGATGCTACGAATATCATCAGTGGAAACTTAACGATCAAAGATAAAACAGTGAATGTTACTTTCCCTGCGAAAGTAAGCGTAACAGAAAATGAAGTTACGGTACAATCTAAATTTACGATCAACAGACAAGATTGGGGATTGGCATACGGAACAGAGGGTGACCCTAAAGATTGGATGATCTCTCAAGAAGTGGATATGGAGTTGAATATCAACGCTAAAAAATAA
- a CDS encoding alpha-L-rhamnosidase C-terminal domain-containing protein — MKPSPVIICLLFLITCFPEIHAQTKLSDQHDQISPLTTAFVYPERIVWKEGNVMHDEYLLRKGNGQANLHNPHTVILKNDQDHRKSSVLLDFGKEMNASLDIITGMWGGNNLPKSVRIRFGESVSEAMSEIGVKGATNDHALRDFTMQVPWLGRNRSGESGFRFVRIDFLEPNAELHLREVRAVATYRDVPYLGSFKSSDERLNKIWEVGAYTVHINMQDYLWDGIKRDRLVWVGDLHPEVATVNAVFGFNDVVPKSLDLAKESTPLPSWMSGHSSYSMWWIILHYDWYMNHGNKAYLAEQQGYLQGLVKQIIGKVVDGTEQMDGARFLDWPSSEDSIAVHAGLQALTIKSLENASFLFEVLNDRSSKKLCDETVAEMRKKVPAHNNSKQAAALLSLVGLMDANTAYTDVLAVGGAKNFSTFYGYYMLEAMAKAGKYQEAMDIISTYWGAMLDLGATTFWEDFNMDWLPNAARIDELVPEGKTDIHADFGAYCYLGLRHSLAHGWASGPTAWMSSHILGIQVAEPGGKVYTVKPHLGDLTWAEGTFPTPYGLIHVKHVMENGRVKSVIKAPKEVKIIQ, encoded by the coding sequence ATGAAACCTAGTCCAGTGATTATTTGCCTGTTATTTTTAATAACCTGTTTTCCTGAAATTCATGCACAAACCAAATTAAGCGACCAGCATGATCAAATCAGTCCGTTAACGACTGCCTTTGTCTATCCCGAGCGTATCGTATGGAAGGAGGGGAACGTGATGCACGACGAATACTTACTCCGAAAAGGTAATGGCCAAGCAAATCTTCATAATCCACATACCGTTATTTTAAAAAATGATCAAGATCATCGTAAAAGTAGTGTATTGCTAGACTTTGGTAAGGAAATGAACGCTTCACTTGATATCATTACGGGCATGTGGGGAGGTAATAATCTGCCGAAAAGTGTACGCATCCGATTTGGTGAATCTGTAAGTGAAGCGATGTCGGAAATTGGCGTCAAAGGAGCGACAAATGACCATGCCTTACGTGATTTTACGATGCAAGTGCCTTGGCTAGGTCGTAACCGTTCTGGAGAATCTGGATTCAGATTTGTCCGTATTGATTTTCTAGAACCTAATGCTGAGTTACATTTAAGAGAGGTACGAGCTGTTGCTACTTATCGCGATGTCCCGTATTTAGGGAGTTTTAAAAGTAGTGATGAAAGACTTAATAAAATATGGGAGGTGGGGGCTTATACCGTACACATCAATATGCAAGATTATTTATGGGATGGGATAAAAAGAGACCGCCTGGTTTGGGTCGGAGATCTTCATCCTGAAGTGGCAACCGTAAATGCCGTATTTGGCTTTAACGATGTTGTACCTAAGAGTCTAGATCTGGCGAAAGAATCGACTCCGCTGCCAAGTTGGATGTCTGGACACAGTAGTTACTCGATGTGGTGGATCATCTTACATTATGATTGGTATATGAATCATGGCAATAAAGCCTATCTAGCAGAGCAACAAGGTTATTTACAAGGATTGGTCAAGCAGATCATTGGAAAGGTTGTCGATGGTACAGAACAGATGGATGGTGCTCGATTTTTAGATTGGCCATCAAGTGAAGATAGTATTGCTGTCCACGCAGGTCTTCAGGCACTAACCATTAAATCACTGGAAAACGCTTCTTTTCTTTTTGAAGTTTTAAATGACCGCAGCTCAAAAAAATTATGTGATGAAACTGTTGCTGAAATGCGGAAAAAAGTTCCGGCTCATAACAATTCGAAACAAGCGGCTGCATTGCTATCATTAGTGGGATTGATGGATGCAAACACTGCGTATACAGATGTACTCGCAGTGGGTGGCGCCAAGAATTTCTCAACCTTCTATGGTTATTACATGCTTGAAGCGATGGCGAAAGCGGGTAAATACCAAGAGGCAATGGACATCATTTCGACTTATTGGGGTGCGATGCTGGATTTGGGAGCGACTACATTTTGGGAAGATTTTAATATGGATTGGCTGCCCAATGCTGCGCGCATAGACGAATTGGTTCCAGAGGGGAAAACAGATATACATGCTGATTTTGGTGCTTATTGTTACCTTGGTCTACGCCACAGTCTAGCACATGGATGGGCTTCAGGTCCAACGGCTTGGATGTCTTCACATATACTCGGGATTCAGGTGGCTGAACCAGGGGGAAAGGTCTATACGGTAAAACCTCATCTCGGTGATCTGACTTGGGCGGAGGGAACTTTCCCGACACCATATGGGCTGATACACGTGAAGCATGTAATGGAAAATGGTCGTGTAAAATCGGTCATTAAAGCACCTAAAGAAGTTAAGATTATACAATGA
- a CDS encoding alpha-L-rhamnosidase — protein sequence MNSKFSIKLLFVTKCLLLCLVTSVCAEITPTYLRTEYKVDPFIDELSPRLSWELQSKEFSQYQSAYRILVASSLENLNKNKGDLWDTGEIKGQQMNQIHYAGKTLSSEKKVWWKVKVWDADGKEGAWSTAATWEMAKLQAAEWKAKWIGADLNHLAQVGAYHLPPSPYLRKQVSVTKKVKSARLYISSLGLHNFYINGEKVGSDYFASGWTDYDKRVYYNVYDVTDKVKKGQNAFGATLANGWYAGYLGYALLVGSPEVNRFYGDFPLLKAQVDVRYEDGSKEVFATDRSWKIDTGAVLEADMLQGETYDARKEPANWNKVGFDDKQWSEVQEVANKDGQALQLYPGQPVRVVEELAAKSIKKIAKDKYIVDFGQNFAGIVRLKLKGNVGDSVVLRYGEMLHPDGTLMTENLRKARATDTYVFKGEATEERWSPSFTFHGFQFVEVSGLKQDPDLDFLTGLALSSDLAQVGSFTSDNSMLNQLYSNIVWTQRANYLDIPTDCPQRDERLGWTGDAQVYMRSAIYNADVASFHKKWIRDLNDAQWSNGAFPIYAPMPVNAAGVAAIRATDSFSPGWSEAGIICTYEIFKAYDDRDIVKESLPYMMKFMSFLKRRAQDNVLKEGAFDDVDPKGGFGDWLSIGDKTSPDLVASIYYFYCARLMADMCEAIGEKELSTSFEQEASVMRAGFKKHYLGSDNKLKTNNAAYGDGQGYVEGGNGFYGHTQTAYANAIYSGIFEGEDLRIAGNHLRQLVANNGDKLTTGFLGFKPLLPALSATGSVDKAYKLLLSTEYPSLGYEVANGATSIWERWDSYTQDEGFVHNAAMNSFSHYAFGSVNEWMFEHMVGISALERGYSTFVIKPEIPTGDLAIRQVKGAYHSIAGKIRSEWDYSGPVKLHTLEVPVNTTAYFYVKAPADQIYINGTLLSKSDFVQDIKEEEGYLKLRIGSGIYQIEIKDIS from the coding sequence ATGAATTCAAAATTTAGCATCAAGTTATTGTTCGTTACGAAGTGTCTGCTACTTTGTTTGGTAACTTCTGTATGTGCAGAAATTACGCCCACTTACCTGCGAACTGAATATAAAGTAGATCCTTTTATTGATGAACTGAGTCCGCGTTTAAGTTGGGAACTGCAATCAAAAGAATTTAGTCAATACCAATCGGCTTATCGGATTTTAGTGGCCAGTTCTTTGGAAAATTTAAATAAAAATAAGGGTGACCTCTGGGATACGGGTGAAATAAAAGGACAGCAGATGAATCAGATACATTATGCTGGTAAAACCTTAAGTTCTGAAAAAAAGGTATGGTGGAAAGTGAAAGTGTGGGATGCTGATGGAAAGGAGGGTGCATGGAGTACTGCAGCTACCTGGGAGATGGCTAAGCTGCAAGCAGCAGAATGGAAAGCCAAATGGATAGGTGCAGATTTAAATCATTTGGCTCAAGTTGGTGCCTATCATTTGCCGCCATCACCTTATTTAAGAAAACAAGTGAGTGTAACTAAAAAGGTGAAATCGGCGCGGTTGTATATCAGTTCGCTTGGTTTACATAATTTTTATATCAATGGTGAAAAAGTGGGGAGTGATTATTTTGCTTCAGGTTGGACGGATTATGATAAGCGTGTGTATTACAACGTCTATGATGTAACCGATAAAGTAAAGAAGGGACAGAATGCTTTCGGAGCAACACTTGCCAATGGTTGGTATGCCGGATATTTGGGTTATGCGCTACTTGTAGGCTCGCCAGAGGTAAACCGCTTCTATGGTGATTTTCCATTGCTGAAGGCACAGGTCGATGTACGCTATGAAGATGGGTCGAAAGAAGTTTTTGCTACAGATCGGAGCTGGAAGATTGATACTGGTGCCGTATTGGAAGCGGATATGCTACAAGGTGAAACGTATGATGCGCGAAAAGAGCCTGCTAATTGGAATAAAGTTGGATTTGATGATAAGCAATGGAGCGAGGTACAGGAAGTGGCTAATAAGGATGGACAGGCATTACAGCTGTATCCAGGTCAACCCGTTCGGGTTGTTGAAGAATTGGCTGCAAAATCCATTAAAAAAATTGCTAAGGACAAATATATCGTAGACTTTGGTCAAAATTTTGCAGGTATTGTTCGACTTAAATTAAAAGGAAATGTGGGGGACAGTGTGGTGTTACGCTATGGTGAAATGTTGCACCCGGATGGTACTTTAATGACCGAAAATCTAAGAAAAGCAAGGGCTACGGATACGTATGTTTTTAAGGGTGAAGCAACAGAGGAGCGCTGGAGTCCCAGTTTTACTTTTCACGGTTTTCAATTTGTTGAAGTATCGGGATTAAAACAAGACCCAGATTTAGATTTCTTGACTGGTTTGGCCTTAAGTTCTGATTTAGCACAAGTGGGGAGCTTTACTTCAGACAATAGCATGCTCAATCAATTGTATAGCAATATCGTATGGACACAGCGCGCCAACTACTTGGATATTCCTACGGATTGTCCCCAAAGAGACGAACGATTGGGTTGGACGGGAGATGCACAGGTTTACATGCGTTCGGCAATCTATAATGCTGATGTCGCTTCATTCCATAAAAAATGGATACGGGATCTGAACGATGCGCAGTGGTCTAATGGCGCTTTTCCTATCTATGCACCCATGCCGGTCAATGCAGCGGGGGTGGCGGCTATTCGGGCTACAGATAGTTTTTCTCCTGGTTGGTCTGAGGCAGGTATAATCTGTACATATGAGATTTTTAAAGCGTATGATGACCGTGATATTGTGAAGGAATCGTTGCCCTATATGATGAAATTCATGTCTTTCTTGAAGCGTAGAGCTCAGGATAATGTGCTCAAGGAAGGTGCATTTGATGATGTTGATCCGAAAGGTGGATTTGGCGATTGGTTATCTATCGGTGATAAGACTAGTCCGGATTTGGTAGCGAGTATATATTATTTTTATTGCGCGAGATTAATGGCGGATATGTGTGAGGCTATCGGTGAAAAGGAGCTGTCCACTTCATTTGAGCAGGAGGCGTCGGTTATGCGGGCAGGATTTAAAAAACATTATTTAGGGAGCGATAATAAATTGAAGACGAATAATGCGGCTTATGGTGACGGACAGGGGTATGTAGAAGGGGGAAATGGATTTTATGGACATACGCAAACAGCATATGCCAACGCAATCTATTCGGGGATATTTGAAGGTGAGGACCTCAGAATTGCTGGAAATCATTTAAGGCAGCTTGTCGCCAATAATGGTGATAAACTAACAACAGGTTTTTTAGGATTTAAACCATTATTGCCAGCACTTTCCGCTACTGGATCGGTAGATAAAGCATATAAACTATTGTTAAGTACAGAATACCCGTCTTTGGGCTATGAGGTGGCCAACGGTGCAACCTCAATATGGGAGCGCTGGGATAGTTACACGCAGGATGAGGGCTTCGTTCATAACGCTGCCATGAACTCTTTCAGCCATTATGCTTTTGGCTCTGTGAATGAGTGGATGTTTGAGCATATGGTCGGTATCAGCGCATTGGAAAGAGGTTACAGTACGTTTGTGATTAAGCCCGAAATCCCAACGGGAGATTTGGCCATTAGGCAAGTAAAGGGAGCATATCATTCCATTGCAGGTAAAATCAGATCTGAATGGGATTATTCGGGACCGGTTAAACTCCATACGCTTGAGGTTCCGGTCAATACAACAGCCTATTTTTATGTTAAAGCTCCTGCAGATCAAATTTACATCAATGGAACATTGTTGTCCAAAAGCGACTTTGTCCAGGATATAAAAGAAGAGGAAGGCTATCTTAAGCTTCGTATAGGTTCTGGGATATATCAAATCGAGATAAAAGATATCTCTTAA
- the bglX gene encoding beta-glucosidase BglX, whose amino-acid sequence MKHWTSLFVAVALVPTLAFTQPVNKQDPKMDKFVLALMKKMTVDEKIGQLNLVTAGEVTTGATASTGVEAKIAAGQIGGIFSMTTPQKIRAAQELAVNNTRLKIPMLFGLDVIHGYKTTFPIPLGLSATWDIPLIEKTARIAAQEATADGINWTFSPMVDISRDARWGRISEGSGEDPYLGSQIARAMVKGYQGDDLTAINTMMACVKHWALYGAAESGKDYNTTDMSLHRMYNEYFPPYKAAIEAGAGTVMTSFNDINGIPATANKWLVTDVLRKEWGFDGMVVTDYTGIAELIEHGLGDLQQVSALSLKAGVDMDMISEGFLNTLKKSLKEGKVSQADIDRACRLILEAKYKLGLFEDPYRYISEDRAKSELLTPANLVVAREAATKSFVLLKNENQLLPLQKKGTVAVIGPLANTRANMVGTWSVSSDLINTPSLVEGMQSVLGNQVKIVTHLGSNLLEDAVYQEHATMFGRTIPRDNRPESEIIAEALQTADQADVIIAALGESSEMSGESSSRTEIGIPAIQQRLLAALLKTGKPVVLVLFAGRPMTLTWEDEHVPAILNTWFGGSETGAAVAEVLFGDVNPSGKLTATFPRNVGQLPIYYGHKSTGRPLAEGGTFQKFRSNYIDVINSPLYPFGYGLSYTTFDYADLTLDKASMKPGQAITATVKLSNIGKYDGEEVVQLYLKDLVGSITRPVKELKGFQKVFLKAGESKVVTFTVTEEDLKFYNNDLKFVAEPGDFTLFIGKNSQELLEANFELK is encoded by the coding sequence ATGAAACATTGGACTTCCCTATTCGTCGCTGTTGCATTGGTTCCGACTCTGGCTTTTACACAGCCCGTTAACAAACAAGATCCTAAAATGGATAAGTTTGTTTTGGCACTAATGAAAAAAATGACGGTTGACGAAAAAATTGGCCAGTTAAACTTAGTTACTGCAGGTGAGGTAACCACAGGTGCCACCGCTAGTACCGGAGTTGAAGCGAAAATTGCTGCTGGACAGATTGGAGGAATCTTCTCGATGACCACACCTCAAAAAATTCGTGCTGCTCAAGAACTTGCTGTCAATAATACGAGACTTAAAATTCCGATGCTATTCGGACTCGACGTCATCCATGGCTATAAAACAACGTTCCCCATTCCATTGGGGCTTTCTGCAACGTGGGATATTCCCTTAATTGAAAAGACAGCTCGCATCGCTGCACAAGAAGCCACTGCCGATGGGATCAACTGGACTTTCTCGCCTATGGTCGACATCTCTCGAGATGCGCGCTGGGGAAGAATTTCTGAAGGTTCGGGAGAAGACCCTTATTTAGGGTCACAGATAGCACGTGCTATGGTTAAAGGATATCAGGGTGATGATCTGACAGCAATCAATACGATGATGGCTTGCGTGAAACACTGGGCACTCTATGGGGCTGCAGAATCTGGAAAAGATTACAACACGACGGATATGAGTTTACACCGTATGTATAATGAATACTTCCCTCCTTATAAAGCTGCTATCGAAGCTGGAGCAGGCACCGTAATGACTTCGTTCAATGATATCAACGGTATTCCAGCAACTGCTAACAAATGGTTAGTGACAGATGTCCTTCGTAAAGAATGGGGCTTTGATGGTATGGTTGTAACGGATTATACCGGAATTGCAGAACTGATCGAGCATGGATTAGGAGATTTACAACAAGTTTCGGCACTTTCATTAAAAGCAGGTGTCGATATGGATATGATCTCTGAAGGATTTTTAAATACGTTAAAGAAATCATTAAAAGAAGGAAAAGTATCTCAAGCTGATATCGATCGCGCATGTCGCTTAATCTTGGAAGCAAAGTATAAATTAGGTCTATTTGAAGATCCATACCGCTACATCAGTGAGGACCGCGCTAAAAGCGAGTTGTTGACGCCTGCAAATCTTGTAGTCGCTCGCGAAGCAGCAACAAAGTCTTTCGTTTTATTGAAAAACGAAAATCAACTTCTTCCTTTACAGAAAAAAGGAACAGTTGCTGTCATCGGTCCACTAGCAAATACACGCGCCAATATGGTGGGTACATGGTCTGTGAGTTCGGATTTGATCAATACCCCTTCTCTTGTGGAAGGTATGCAATCTGTTTTGGGCAATCAAGTCAAGATAGTGACACATTTAGGTTCTAACTTATTGGAAGATGCCGTTTACCAAGAACATGCCACCATGTTTGGACGTACGATCCCCAGAGACAACAGACCTGAATCTGAAATTATAGCTGAAGCTTTACAAACAGCTGATCAGGCAGATGTTATCATTGCCGCATTAGGTGAATCCTCAGAGATGTCTGGAGAGAGCTCCAGTCGGACAGAAATCGGGATACCTGCTATCCAACAACGTCTATTAGCAGCATTGCTAAAAACAGGAAAACCAGTTGTTTTGGTTTTATTTGCGGGTAGACCAATGACATTAACCTGGGAAGACGAACATGTTCCTGCCATCTTAAATACCTGGTTTGGAGGTTCTGAAACAGGAGCAGCAGTAGCTGAAGTATTATTCGGAGACGTCAATCCTTCAGGTAAATTAACGGCTACTTTCCCTAGAAATGTAGGGCAATTACCCATCTATTATGGGCATAAAAGCACCGGTAGACCTTTAGCTGAAGGTGGAACTTTCCAAAAGTTTAGATCCAACTATATCGACGTTATCAATAGCCCACTTTATCCATTTGGATATGGTTTGAGTTATACCACTTTCGATTACGCAGATTTAACATTAGACAAAGCTTCAATGAAACCAGGACAGGCTATCACAGCAACGGTAAAATTGAGCAATATTGGAAAATATGACGGTGAAGAGGTTGTTCAACTCTATCTTAAAGATTTAGTTGGTTCGATCACGCGCCCCGTTAAAGAATTAAAAGGCTTTCAAAAAGTATTTTTAAAAGCTGGAGAATCCAAAGTTGTAACCTTTACCGTTACTGAGGAAGATTTGAAATTCTATAATAACGATTTGAAATTCGTTGCTGAACCAGGAGACTTCACGTTATTCATTGGTAAAAACTCGCAAGAGCTTTTAGAAGCTAACTTCGAGTTGAAATAA